A genomic region of Aquificaceae bacterium contains the following coding sequences:
- a CDS encoding NTPase, whose product MKIVLTGEPGIGKTTLIKKLAKVLGNKAIGFWTEEVRDPKTKKRTGFKVVSTEGNSLLFASKTFTSKHLVGSYGVNVQRFESVALPILEKALRENKVVLVDEVGKMELFSKPFRELIRALIHDPRKHMVITIPIRDVHPLVAEIRRLTGAVLLEVSKENRDGLLEDILSLLDTS is encoded by the coding sequence ATGAAAATAGTGCTTACAGGAGAACCGGGTATAGGAAAAACCACACTCATAAAGAAGTTAGCAAAGGTTTTGGGAAACAAAGCCATAGGCTTTTGGACAGAAGAGGTTAGAGACCCAAAAACAAAAAAACGCACAGGCTTTAAGGTAGTCTCCACAGAGGGTAATAGCCTGCTTTTTGCCAGCAAAACCTTTACTTCAAAACATCTTGTAGGCTCTTATGGTGTAAATGTGCAAAGATTTGAAAGTGTTGCCCTTCCAATTCTTGAGAAAGCTCTTAGGGAAAACAAGGTGGTGCTTGTGGATGAAGTAGGCAAGATGGAGCTTTTCTCAAAGCCCTTTAGAGAGCTTATTAGAGCACTCATCCATGACCCCAGAAAGCATATGGTGATAACCATTCCTATAAGGGATGTGCATCCTCTTGTTGCAGAAATAAGAAGGCTCACGGGTGCGGTCCTTTTGGAAGTAAGCAAAGAAAACAGAGATGGGCTATTAGAGGATATTCTCAGCCTTCTTGACACATCCTGA